From the genome of Thermoflexus hugenholtzii, one region includes:
- a CDS encoding response regulator transcription factor, which produces MIGPILIVEDQPQEAQALSELLRWSLRPAVVAPDLRTARRRLLELRPSVIILDLNLPDGDGLAWLKELRSRTFGWNFTILVISGRTDPDQIAEALLAGADDYLTKPYAPQELLARIAVAERLAALRAGFRWLTAFRPPLPGPGRYASAGILILRSPEGKDREALRLEWAQGVRHLRQADGMPLPLPDGSLLALFLSVTRALEALRSFPFLWTAVLHVGSVELGWLEAPGFAAGTIIGEAIREALRLAYLAPAGMRLITEVAYAALASPPLARPWEPAARIAGLPARELPEGER; this is translated from the coding sequence ATGATCGGCCCGATCCTGATCGTAGAAGATCAGCCCCAGGAGGCCCAGGCGCTCTCCGAGCTGCTGCGCTGGAGCCTCCGGCCCGCCGTGGTGGCCCCCGATCTCCGCACGGCCCGGCGACGCCTGCTGGAGCTCCGCCCCTCCGTGATCATTCTGGATCTCAACCTCCCGGATGGGGATGGGCTGGCCTGGTTGAAGGAGCTGCGCAGTCGAACCTTCGGCTGGAACTTCACGATCCTGGTCATCTCCGGGCGCACGGATCCGGATCAGATCGCCGAGGCCCTGCTGGCGGGGGCGGATGACTACCTGACCAAACCCTACGCGCCCCAGGAGCTGCTGGCCCGGATCGCGGTGGCGGAGCGCCTGGCCGCGCTGCGAGCCGGGTTCCGATGGCTAACTGCTTTTCGACCTCCCCTGCCCGGCCCCGGGCGCTACGCTTCCGCCGGGATCCTGATCCTGCGCTCCCCCGAAGGGAAAGATCGGGAAGCGTTGCGGTTGGAATGGGCCCAGGGCGTCCGCCATCTGCGGCAGGCGGACGGGATGCCGCTGCCCCTCCCGGACGGAAGCCTGCTGGCCCTCTTCCTGAGCGTGACCCGGGCGCTGGAGGCCCTTCGCTCCTTTCCCTTCCTCTGGACCGCCGTGCTCCACGTGGGCTCGGTGGAGCTGGGCTGGCTGGAAGCGCCCGGCTTCGCCGCCGGAACCATCATCGGGGAGGCGATCCGGGAAGCGCTCCGCCTGGCCTATCTGGCCCCAGCAGGGATGCGTCTGATCACGGAGGTTGCCTACGCCGCGCTGGCCTCACCGCCGCTTGCACGCCCATGGGAACCTGCCGCCCGCATCGCCGGGCTCCCCGCCCGAGAGCTCCCGGAGGGCGAACGGTAG
- the ruvA gene encoding Holliday junction branch migration protein RuvA, whose amino-acid sequence MLVQVRGIVEAIGKDWVRLDLNGLGLQVYVPPSVLAQARRGEPLTLHTTLLARVEGHGITFTLYGFADEEERELFEQLLTVNGVGPRAALALLSLSAPTLRAAIAQEQVEILRRVPGIGPKTARSIILHLKERIGAVPAPGAPAARPDDTEIIAALTALGYSVVEAQAALSQVPPDPNLPLEEKIRLALSYFARRPGR is encoded by the coding sequence ATGCTTGTTCAGGTGCGGGGGATCGTGGAAGCCATCGGCAAGGATTGGGTCCGGCTGGATCTGAACGGCCTGGGGTTGCAGGTGTATGTGCCCCCCAGCGTGCTGGCGCAGGCGCGTCGAGGGGAGCCCCTCACGCTGCACACCACCTTGCTGGCCCGGGTGGAGGGCCACGGCATCACGTTCACCCTCTACGGGTTCGCCGACGAGGAGGAGCGAGAGCTTTTCGAGCAGCTGCTCACGGTGAACGGGGTGGGGCCGCGGGCGGCCCTGGCCCTCCTGAGCCTCTCCGCCCCGACGTTGCGGGCCGCCATCGCCCAGGAGCAGGTGGAGATCCTGCGGAGGGTCCCCGGCATCGGCCCCAAGACCGCCCGCTCCATCATCCTGCATCTTAAAGAGCGAATCGGCGCGGTCCCGGCTCCCGGGGCCCCGGCCGCGCGTCCCGACGACACGGAGATCATCGCGGCCCTCACCGCCCTGGGCTACAGCGTGGTGGAAGCCCAGGCCGCCCTCTCCCAGGTCCCACCCGATCCGAACCTGCCCCTGGAGGAGAAGATCCGCCTCGCCCTGAGTTACTTCGCCCGCCGGCCGGGACGGTAG
- the phnE gene encoding phosphonate ABC transporter, permease protein PhnE, with product MRRPRLWIRIAIGFLVLLIYAWSWRMVGVDLGKFVEPQAAQRAREIFTAFITPEILVPERGLQRVEGALQVPCAAGSVPEERTTGEGPRLFFPSCAASGERIRVRGEGFRPNSEVVVRWRFAPSPQLPLGGELLAGRTRTDAVGNFTLEVEIRPLLAQEGGARLQAEARWEGQWQVSPALIRTLELMLQTIFLALMATTLATLIAAPLSFLAARNITARGPVGTAVYYLVRTMFNVVRSIEPLVVAAIFATWVGFGPFAGVLALTVATVVNLGKLFSEVVETIDPGPVEALTATGANPLQVIRYAVIPQITLPFLAFIIYHWDINIRISTVVGFVGGGGIGYQLKLWIDQTDYHRAGTAVWAIVAVVSAMDYISARLREAIR from the coding sequence ATGCGTCGACCGCGTCTGTGGATCCGAATCGCCATCGGGTTTCTCGTCCTCCTGATCTATGCCTGGTCCTGGCGAATGGTGGGCGTCGATTTGGGGAAGTTCGTGGAGCCCCAGGCCGCCCAGCGCGCCCGGGAGATCTTCACCGCTTTCATCACCCCGGAGATCCTGGTCCCGGAGCGCGGCCTGCAGCGCGTGGAGGGGGCGTTGCAAGTGCCATGCGCGGCGGGGAGCGTGCCCGAGGAGAGGACAACGGGAGAGGGGCCCCGCCTCTTCTTCCCGTCCTGCGCCGCCTCAGGGGAGCGGATCCGGGTTCGGGGCGAAGGGTTCCGCCCGAACAGCGAGGTGGTGGTCCGCTGGCGCTTTGCGCCCAGCCCCCAGTTGCCCCTGGGAGGCGAATTGCTGGCCGGGCGGACCCGCACGGACGCGGTGGGGAACTTCACCCTGGAGGTGGAGATCCGTCCTCTTCTGGCGCAGGAGGGAGGAGCCCGGCTGCAGGCGGAGGCGCGCTGGGAGGGGCAGTGGCAGGTGAGCCCGGCCCTGATCCGCACCCTGGAGCTGATGCTCCAGACGATCTTCCTGGCCCTGATGGCCACCACCCTGGCCACCCTCATCGCCGCCCCCCTCTCCTTCCTGGCCGCGCGCAACATCACGGCCCGGGGGCCCGTGGGCACGGCGGTCTATTATCTGGTGCGCACGATGTTCAACGTGGTGCGCTCCATCGAGCCGCTGGTGGTGGCCGCGATCTTCGCCACCTGGGTGGGCTTCGGGCCCTTCGCAGGGGTGCTGGCCCTCACCGTGGCCACCGTGGTCAACCTGGGCAAGCTCTTCTCCGAGGTCGTGGAGACCATCGACCCGGGCCCGGTGGAGGCCCTCACCGCCACCGGCGCGAATCCCCTCCAGGTCATCCGTTATGCGGTGATCCCGCAGATCACCCTGCCGTTCCTGGCCTTCATCATCTATCACTGGGACATCAACATCCGCATCTCTACCGTCGTGGGGTTTGTGGGAGGCGGAGGGATCGGCTATCAGCTCAAGTTGTGGATCGATCAGACGGACTATCACCGGGCCGGGACGGCGGTGTGGGCGATCGTGGCCGTGGTGTCCGCCATGGATTACATCAGCGCCCGGTTGCGAGAGGCGATCCGGTGA
- the phnE gene encoding phosphonate ABC transporter, permease protein PhnE, whose protein sequence is MAAERRPPRGYALLPALAYQALGQRSMAAVWVGVSLALIGLAGWRGHPGLWLGVGLWGLGTIYDAWRRLSGRRPRLWPATLAALAVLYAVGWEVTEIDLRAPFVRFEKMRPYLVALTQPDLLTYPTERQVLRIPVEVPCRSAPQPVTVREGVEARLSAGCAQAGDALTLEGEGFPPGVPLELWWVNPIGERQRILQGGRPLSVQADGAGRFRVAFLAPRAVPPGFEPPPGQSQTHFLEIHTVRVIGGPRPSEALLEVAEKMGETVAIALLATTFAVLIAAPLSFLAARNLMGGSLPTRLIYYGMRAFFNIVRSVEPLIFGIVFVVWVGLGSFAGMLALMVHSIAALGKLFSEVVEHIDPGPVEALTATGATRLQVIRYAVVPQVVPEFISFAVYRWDINVRMSTIIGFVGGGGIGFRLSEWIRLSAYRQVATAVIGIALVVMALDFVSAQVRRRIV, encoded by the coding sequence TTGGCGGCTGAGCGGCGTCCTCCGCGCGGGTATGCCCTTCTCCCGGCGCTGGCCTATCAGGCCCTGGGTCAGCGATCCATGGCCGCGGTCTGGGTGGGCGTCTCCCTGGCTCTGATCGGGCTGGCGGGATGGCGCGGGCATCCCGGGCTGTGGCTGGGGGTGGGGCTGTGGGGGCTGGGGACGATCTATGACGCCTGGCGGCGGCTCAGCGGCCGGCGGCCCCGTCTGTGGCCCGCCACCCTGGCCGCGCTGGCCGTCCTCTACGCGGTGGGCTGGGAGGTCACGGAGATCGACCTGCGCGCCCCTTTCGTGCGCTTCGAGAAGATGCGCCCCTATCTGGTCGCCCTGACCCAACCCGATCTCCTGACCTATCCCACGGAGCGACAGGTGCTCCGGATCCCGGTGGAGGTCCCGTGTCGGAGCGCGCCCCAGCCGGTGACCGTTCGCGAGGGGGTGGAGGCCCGGCTCTCCGCCGGTTGCGCCCAGGCTGGCGACGCGCTGACCCTGGAAGGGGAGGGCTTCCCGCCCGGAGTCCCGCTGGAGCTCTGGTGGGTGAATCCCATCGGCGAGCGCCAGCGGATCCTGCAGGGAGGGCGCCCTCTGTCGGTGCAGGCGGATGGGGCCGGACGCTTTCGAGTCGCCTTCCTGGCTCCCCGCGCGGTTCCTCCCGGGTTCGAGCCGCCCCCCGGCCAGTCCCAGACCCACTTCCTGGAGATCCACACGGTGCGGGTGATCGGAGGCCCGCGGCCCAGCGAGGCCCTGCTGGAGGTGGCGGAGAAGATGGGGGAGACGGTGGCCATCGCCCTGCTGGCCACCACCTTCGCTGTGCTCATCGCGGCCCCCTTGTCGTTCCTGGCTGCGCGCAACCTGATGGGAGGCTCCCTTCCCACCCGCCTGATCTATTACGGGATGCGGGCTTTCTTCAACATCGTCCGGTCCGTGGAGCCTCTGATCTTCGGGATCGTGTTCGTGGTCTGGGTGGGCCTGGGCTCTTTCGCCGGGATGCTGGCCCTGATGGTCCACTCCATCGCCGCCCTGGGGAAGCTTTTCTCCGAGGTGGTGGAGCACATCGATCCGGGGCCGGTGGAGGCCCTCACCGCCACCGGGGCGACCCGCCTCCAGGTCATCCGTTACGCCGTGGTGCCTCAGGTGGTGCCGGAGTTCATCTCCTTTGCGGTTTACCGCTGGGACATCAATGTCCGCATGTCCACGATCATCGGGTTCGTGGGGGGCGGGGGGATCGGCTTTCGGTTGAGCGAGTGGATCCGCCTGAGCGCATATCGTCAGGTGGCCACGGCGGTGATCGGCATCGCCCTGGTGGTGATGGCCCTGGACTTCGTGAGCGCTCAGGTGCGCCGCCGGATCGTCTGA
- the phnC gene encoding phosphonate ABC transporter ATP-binding protein — protein sequence MPLIVERLTKIYPDGTRALHEVSFTVEDGEFVAIIGLSGAGKSTLLRCINRLIEPTSGRVIWNGIDITAASPRELRKIRRQIGMIFQQFNLVKRATVLTNVLAGRLGYVNPWLSLLGYFPPSEVQRAMRALERVGLADLADKRADELSGGQQQRVGIARALMQEPRLLLADEPVASLDPVLAHSILRYIEELNRKDGVTVLCSLHFLDLVHRYATRVIGLKDGIKVFDGRPDEIDDRRFKEIYGQEAERIGG from the coding sequence ATGCCGCTGATTGTGGAGCGTTTGACCAAGATCTATCCGGATGGGACGCGGGCGCTGCATGAGGTCAGCTTCACGGTGGAGGATGGGGAGTTCGTGGCCATCATCGGGCTCAGCGGGGCGGGGAAGAGCACGCTGCTGCGCTGCATCAACCGCCTGATCGAGCCCACCTCCGGCCGGGTGATCTGGAACGGGATCGACATCACCGCCGCCTCCCCCCGGGAGCTGCGGAAGATCCGGCGCCAAATCGGCATGATCTTCCAGCAGTTCAACCTGGTGAAACGGGCGACCGTCCTCACCAACGTCCTCGCAGGCCGTCTGGGATATGTCAACCCCTGGCTCAGCCTGCTGGGCTACTTTCCTCCTTCTGAGGTGCAGCGGGCGATGCGGGCCCTGGAGCGGGTGGGGCTGGCGGATCTCGCCGACAAACGAGCCGACGAGCTCTCCGGTGGCCAGCAGCAGCGGGTCGGCATCGCCCGCGCCCTGATGCAGGAGCCCCGCCTGCTCCTGGCCGACGAGCCGGTCGCCAGCCTGGATCCCGTCCTTGCCCATTCGATCCTCCGCTACATCGAAGAGCTGAACCGGAAGGACGGCGTCACTGTCCTCTGCAGCCTGCACTTCCTGGATCTGGTCCATCGTTACGCGACCCGGGTGATCGGGCTGAAGGATGGGATCAAGGTCTTCGACGGGCGGCCGGACGAGATCGATGACCGCCGGTTCAAGGAGATCTACGGTCAGGAGGCCGAGCGCATTGGCGGCTGA
- a CDS encoding phosphate/phosphite/phosphonate ABC transporter substrate-binding protein: MKRLMGVATLGVLFLGLALGACAPQKPPLGSEQNPLVMVFVPSGESEEIKRGGEQLAELLSKKLNMKVKINLASSFAAAVEAMGASQAQIGWLNTLSYLLAHEKYGVEVILATVRFNQTYYTGQIIVRADSGIKSLADLKGKVMCWVDPLSTSGYLMPRILLKANGVDPDKDFAETVNAGSHPNVVKAVYNGDCDAGATYVDARGAVEKDLPDVKEKVVVLATTAKIPNDNVSVVKDLPADLKEKIRQALLEIAASEEGKQALKTVYQIEGLQKVDDSFYDEFRAQLSASGYKLEDLVKPAK; this comes from the coding sequence ATGAAACGCCTGATGGGAGTGGCGACCCTCGGCGTTCTGTTCCTCGGCCTGGCCCTGGGGGCCTGCGCGCCTCAGAAGCCTCCTCTGGGCAGCGAGCAGAACCCCCTGGTGATGGTCTTCGTCCCCTCCGGGGAGTCTGAGGAGATCAAGCGGGGGGGCGAGCAACTGGCCGAGCTGTTGAGCAAAAAGCTAAACATGAAAGTCAAGATCAACCTGGCCAGCAGCTTCGCCGCTGCGGTGGAGGCCATGGGGGCCAGCCAGGCCCAGATCGGATGGCTGAACACCTTAAGCTACCTCCTGGCCCACGAGAAATACGGCGTGGAGGTGATCCTGGCCACCGTCCGCTTCAACCAGACCTACTACACCGGGCAGATCATTGTGCGGGCGGACTCCGGGATCAAGAGCCTCGCCGACCTCAAAGGCAAGGTGATGTGCTGGGTGGATCCCCTCTCCACCTCCGGCTATCTGATGCCCCGCATCCTGCTCAAGGCCAACGGGGTGGACCCGGACAAGGATTTCGCCGAGACGGTGAACGCGGGCTCCCACCCCAACGTGGTCAAGGCGGTCTACAATGGGGATTGCGACGCCGGGGCGACCTATGTGGACGCCCGGGGCGCGGTGGAGAAGGATCTGCCGGATGTGAAGGAGAAGGTGGTGGTGCTGGCCACCACGGCGAAGATCCCCAACGACAACGTCAGCGTGGTCAAGGATCTGCCGGCGGACCTCAAGGAGAAGATCCGGCAGGCGCTGCTGGAGATCGCGGCCTCGGAGGAGGGCAAGCAGGCCCTGAAGACGGTCTATCAGATCGAGGGCCTGCAGAAGGTGGACGACTCCTTCTACGATGAGTTCCGGGCTCAGCTGAGCGCCTCCGGCTACAAGCTGGAGGATCTGGTGAAGCCGGCCAAGTGA
- the rpmB gene encoding 50S ribosomal protein L28 produces MARCELCGKGTAFGNYVSHSNHAERRRFMANVQKKRVTLNGVTRRIHICTRCLKALHKARA; encoded by the coding sequence ATGGCACGCTGTGAGCTCTGCGGAAAAGGGACGGCTTTCGGCAACTACGTCAGCCACTCGAATCACGCCGAGCGCCGGCGGTTCATGGCCAACGTTCAGAAGAAGCGGGTCACCCTGAACGGGGTCACACGCCGGATCCACATCTGCACCCGCTGCCTGAAGGCCCTCCACAAGGCAAGGGCCTGA
- the pyk gene encoding pyruvate kinase, with translation MSMRPRTKIVCTLGPSTDHPEVLRAMIRAGMSVARINFSHGDHAAHARRIALVRQVAQEEGAIVAILGDLQGPRWRVGVIEGGYISIAPGQRITLTTRPVPGSPQEVHLPHPELVALVQPGQILLLDDGLLEFRVEEVNGTDVVCRVVRGGTLSSHKGINAPGLPLTLPALTEKDRLDVRFAVEQGLDYLALSFVRTAEDVRALRGLLQELGASIPIIAKIEKREALDNIEAILEAADAVMVARGDLGVEIPPEEVPIHQKRIIRLCNRAGKPVITATQMLNSMVSHPRPTRAEASDVANAILDGTDAVMLSAETATGTYPVEAVQMMARIARIAEEAMPHRRWLDLIGEPAEVTEAISRATVEIAEQIGARAIVTSTMSGYTARMIARHRPSVPILAVTPVPATLRRLALVWGVQPALMPAVRNTDEMLGAASQAALQSGLAQPGDLLVITAGVPFGRPGHTNLLKVHRIEPAPTSNGSTSA, from the coding sequence ATGTCCATGCGACCACGCACCAAAATCGTCTGCACCCTGGGCCCTTCTACGGATCATCCGGAGGTCCTGCGGGCGATGATCCGGGCGGGGATGAGCGTGGCCCGCATCAATTTCTCCCACGGCGACCACGCCGCCCATGCCCGACGCATCGCACTGGTGCGCCAGGTGGCCCAGGAGGAAGGCGCGATCGTCGCCATCCTGGGGGACCTCCAGGGCCCGCGCTGGCGGGTCGGCGTCATCGAGGGAGGTTACATCTCCATCGCCCCGGGCCAGCGCATCACCCTGACCACCCGTCCGGTCCCCGGCAGCCCTCAGGAGGTCCATCTCCCCCATCCGGAGCTGGTGGCCCTGGTGCAGCCCGGCCAGATCCTCCTTCTGGACGACGGGCTGCTGGAGTTCCGGGTGGAGGAAGTGAACGGGACGGACGTGGTCTGTCGGGTGGTGCGTGGGGGAACGCTGAGCTCCCATAAGGGGATCAACGCGCCGGGCCTCCCGCTGACCCTGCCCGCCCTCACGGAGAAGGACCGGCTGGATGTGCGGTTTGCGGTGGAACAGGGGTTGGATTACCTGGCGCTCTCCTTCGTGCGCACCGCGGAGGATGTCCGCGCGTTGCGAGGCCTCCTGCAGGAGCTGGGGGCCTCAATCCCGATCATCGCCAAGATCGAGAAACGGGAGGCTCTGGATAACATCGAGGCCATCCTGGAGGCGGCGGATGCGGTGATGGTCGCCCGGGGGGACCTGGGAGTGGAGATCCCTCCGGAGGAGGTGCCCATCCATCAGAAGCGGATCATCCGGTTGTGCAACCGGGCGGGCAAGCCGGTGATCACCGCAACCCAGATGCTCAACTCCATGGTGAGCCATCCCCGTCCGACCCGTGCGGAGGCCAGCGATGTGGCCAACGCCATCCTGGATGGGACGGATGCGGTGATGCTCTCCGCGGAGACGGCCACCGGCACCTATCCGGTGGAGGCGGTGCAGATGATGGCGCGCATCGCCCGGATCGCGGAGGAGGCCATGCCTCACCGCCGGTGGCTGGACCTCATCGGGGAGCCTGCGGAGGTCACGGAGGCCATCAGCCGGGCGACGGTGGAGATCGCTGAGCAGATCGGGGCCCGGGCCATCGTCACCTCCACGATGTCCGGCTACACGGCCCGGATGATCGCCCGTCACCGCCCCTCGGTGCCCATCCTGGCGGTGACGCCGGTCCCGGCCACCCTGCGGCGGCTGGCCCTGGTGTGGGGGGTGCAGCCTGCCCTGATGCCGGCGGTGCGGAACACCGATGAGATGCTGGGGGCGGCCAGCCAGGCGGCCCTCCAGAGCGGCCTGGCCCAGCCCGGGGATCTCCTGGTGATCACCGCCGGCGTCCCCTTCGGCCGCCCCGGCCATACGAACCTCCTGAAAGTCCATCGCATCGAGCCGGCTCCCACGTCCAACGGCTCCACGTCCGCATGA
- a CDS encoding beta-ketoacyl-ACP synthase III → MARYAHIVGWGMAVPQRVVTNHELAQFVDTSDEWIVTRTGIRERRVAGPQESTATLSIAAAEEALAVAGINPRDVDLILVATVTPEHLFPATACLVQDALGASRAGAFDLLAGCSGFIYALHMAAAAIRAGTHDIALVIGAETLSRIVNWRDRNTCVLFGDGAGAVVLKGSEIPGGVLASMIRADGSGGELLILPAGGSRMPISEAVVRDGCHFVRMNGREVFRFATRVMEKATREVVAQAGLRLEDVDLIIPHQANIRIIEAAAKGLGLPMERFFVNIDRYGNTSSASIPIALCEAAQQGRLKSGDTAVMVAFGAGLTWAAAVVRWGMPLARPRPPWLERLGRITLYLPAQLHSRLMRLWRRFDAWLSRFLRQEGE, encoded by the coding sequence ATGGCCCGTTACGCGCACATCGTGGGCTGGGGGATGGCGGTCCCCCAGCGGGTGGTTACGAACCACGAGCTGGCTCAGTTTGTGGACACCTCGGACGAGTGGATCGTGACCCGCACGGGGATCCGGGAGCGGCGGGTGGCCGGCCCTCAGGAGAGCACCGCCACCCTCTCCATCGCCGCCGCCGAGGAGGCGCTGGCGGTGGCTGGGATCAACCCCCGGGATGTGGACCTGATCCTGGTGGCCACGGTGACCCCCGAGCACCTCTTCCCGGCGACCGCCTGCCTGGTCCAGGACGCCTTGGGGGCCTCAAGGGCAGGGGCCTTCGATCTGCTCGCCGGATGCTCCGGCTTCATTTATGCCCTGCACATGGCTGCCGCCGCCATCCGGGCCGGGACCCATGACATCGCCCTAGTCATCGGGGCCGAGACCCTCTCCCGCATCGTGAACTGGCGCGATCGCAACACGTGCGTGCTCTTCGGGGACGGGGCAGGGGCGGTGGTGCTGAAAGGGAGCGAGATCCCCGGCGGCGTGCTGGCCTCCATGATCCGGGCGGACGGCTCCGGGGGGGAGCTCCTGATCCTGCCCGCGGGCGGCAGCCGGATGCCCATCTCGGAGGCGGTGGTGCGGGACGGCTGTCACTTCGTCCGGATGAACGGTCGGGAGGTCTTCCGGTTCGCCACTCGGGTGATGGAGAAGGCCACCCGGGAGGTGGTCGCTCAGGCCGGGCTGCGCCTGGAGGATGTGGATCTGATCATCCCGCATCAGGCCAACATCCGGATCATCGAGGCCGCGGCGAAGGGTCTGGGATTGCCGATGGAGCGCTTCTTCGTGAACATCGATCGTTACGGAAACACTTCCTCCGCCAGCATCCCCATCGCGCTGTGCGAGGCCGCGCAGCAGGGGCGCCTGAAATCCGGGGACACCGCCGTGATGGTGGCCTTCGGCGCCGGCCTGACCTGGGCCGCCGCCGTGGTCCGGTGGGGGATGCCTCTGGCGCGTCCCCGGCCGCCCTGGCTGGAGCGTCTGGGCCGCATCACCCTCTACCTGCCGGCCCAGCTGCACTCCCGCCTGATGCGTCTCTGGCGGCGCTTCGACGCCTGGCTGAGCCGCTTCCTCCGGCAGGAGGGCGAATAA
- the fabF gene encoding beta-ketoacyl-ACP synthase II: protein MTRVVITGMGAITPLGNDVETFWRNVVAGRSGVGPITLFDASAMKTRIAAEVKGFDPEAWFGRKEARRMDRYAQFALAATQQALQDARLDPAHVDRERVGVILGTGIGGIGALVQGVETLMTRGPDRISPFMVPMMLADTAPGLIAIAYGFRGPNMAVVTACASGTNAIGEAMHLIRRGDADVVIAGGAEAAILPVAVAAFNVMGAISTRNEEPERASRPFDRTRDGFVMGEGAGILILERLEHARARGARIYAEVVGYGTSADAYHITAPLENGEGAALAMRRALADAGLSPRDIDYINAHGTSTPLNDKSETQAIKAVFGEAAYDVPISSTKSMIGHLLGAAGAVEAIVCIRAITDGVIPPTINYEHPDPECDLDYVPNVARRKPVRTAMSNSFGFGGHNACVIFRRYEDGAS, encoded by the coding sequence ATGACGCGCGTGGTGATCACCGGGATGGGGGCGATCACGCCCCTGGGGAACGATGTGGAGACGTTCTGGCGGAACGTGGTGGCCGGGCGCTCGGGTGTGGGTCCGATCACCCTCTTTGATGCCTCGGCGATGAAAACCCGTATCGCCGCCGAGGTCAAGGGGTTCGACCCGGAGGCGTGGTTCGGCCGCAAGGAGGCCCGCCGCATGGATCGCTACGCCCAGTTCGCCCTGGCCGCCACCCAGCAAGCCCTCCAGGACGCTCGCCTGGATCCTGCCCATGTGGATCGGGAGCGGGTGGGGGTGATCCTGGGGACGGGGATCGGCGGGATCGGGGCCCTGGTGCAGGGCGTGGAGACCTTGATGACCCGGGGGCCGGACCGGATCAGCCCGTTCATGGTCCCCATGATGCTGGCGGACACCGCGCCGGGCCTGATCGCCATCGCCTATGGCTTTCGCGGCCCCAACATGGCCGTGGTCACGGCCTGCGCCAGCGGGACCAACGCCATCGGCGAGGCCATGCATCTGATCCGGCGGGGCGATGCCGACGTGGTGATCGCCGGCGGCGCGGAGGCGGCCATCCTCCCGGTGGCCGTGGCCGCTTTCAACGTGATGGGCGCCATCTCTACCCGCAACGAGGAGCCGGAGCGGGCCTCCCGTCCCTTCGATCGGACCCGGGACGGCTTCGTGATGGGGGAGGGAGCGGGGATCCTGATCCTGGAGCGGCTGGAGCACGCCCGGGCCCGGGGCGCCCGGATCTACGCGGAGGTGGTGGGCTACGGGACCTCGGCGGATGCCTATCACATCACCGCTCCTCTGGAGAACGGGGAGGGAGCGGCTCTGGCCATGCGCCGGGCCCTGGCCGATGCGGGCCTCTCGCCCCGGGACATCGATTACATCAACGCCCACGGCACCAGCACCCCGCTCAACGATAAGAGCGAGACCCAGGCCATCAAGGCGGTCTTCGGGGAAGCGGCTTACGATGTGCCGATCTCCTCCACGAAGTCCATGATCGGCCACCTGTTGGGCGCGGCGGGGGCGGTGGAGGCCATCGTCTGCATCCGCGCCATCACCGATGGCGTCATCCCGCCCACGATCAACTACGAGCACCCCGATCCGGAGTGCGACCTGGATTATGTGCCGAACGTGGCGCGACGCAAGCCGGTGCGGACGGCCATGTCGAACTCCTTCGGCTTCGGAGGCCACAACGCCTGCGTGATCTTCCGGCGTTATGAGGATGGCGCGTCGTGA